Sequence from the Ochrobactrum vermis genome:
GACCGCCAGTACCGGAGCTTTTGCGATATCATTGAGCGGCCAGATCTGGCAACCGATGCCCGTTTCAAAACCAATGCAGCTCGTATCGAAAACCGTGAGGTGCTGATTGAGCTTCTTGAGAGAGAGCTGAAATCCATTTCCAGACAAAGGCTGGTCGATGGCATGGAGGGCGCCGGTGTTCCCGGCGGTCCCATCAATACGCTTTCAGATGTCTTCGTTTCGGATCAGGTGGAAAGCCGGGGGATGAAGATTTCAGTTCCCTATCCGACGTCACATTCCGGCCATGTGAGCCTGATCGGCAATCCCATAAAGTTCAGCCATACGCCGGTTACTTATCGCCGGGCGCCGCCGACCTGCGGGGAACACACGAACGAAATTCTTGAGCAATTCGGCCTGATGGATTCAGAGCCGCAGCCGACTATGGAATGAGGAGAACAACATGACTGCCGCAACCCCGATTACAAGCGATTTGATGGCCGCAGCCCGCGACCTTGCGGAAAATGAGTTTCGGCCATTGGCGGCAGAAATAGACCGAACCGAAGCCTATCCATGGCAGAATGTGGAAAAGCTTGCAAAAGCCGGCTTTATGGGAATGACCCTTCCCAAGGAATTTGGCGGCCGTGGATTGAGCTATGCCGATGCGGTCGTGGTGATTGAGGAAATGTCACGTTGCTGTGGGACAATGGGGCGGATCACCGTCGAAGCCAATATGGGAGCTATTGGCGCGATCATGCGCTATGGCTCCGACAAGCAGAAACATCTTGCCAGTGAACTTATTTTGGCAGGCGACAAGCCAGCGATTTGCATAACAGAACCGGCCGCAGGCAGTGCCGCCACTGAAATGACCACGACTGCGATCAAAACAGGCGATAAATATATCATCAATGGCAAGAAGCATTGGATCACTGGCGGAGGTGTGTCACGGTTGCATCTCGTCTTTGCCCGTCTGGTCGAAGGAGGTCAATCAAAGGGCATTGCCGGATTTATTGCCGTCAGGGACAAGACGCCAGGTCTGGTGATCGGCAAGCGAGAGCCAGCCATGGGGCTTCGCGGAATACCTGAAACAGAAATTCTGTTTGAAGATATGGAAATCGGCGAGGATATGATCGTCATTCCGCCGGAGGGGGTCAAGCGGGGCTTTGCAGGACTGATGCGCGCCTATAATTCTCAACGTGTCGGCGCAGGCACAGTTGCATTGGGCATTGCTCAGGGCGCTTATGAGCACGCTGTCACCTATGCACAACAGCGAGAGCAATTCGGGCGCCCCATTGCTGAATTCCAGGGGCTGCAATGGATGATCGCGGACATGTCGATTTCAATAGCTGCTGCCCGCGGGCTGCTCCGGTCCGCAGCAGGGACTCTGGTCGATGGATTCCCGGAGATCTGCGCCGCAGCGCAGGCCAAAATTCTCGCTGCCGAAGCAGCGCAGTCCGTAACCAGTGCCGCACTCCAGATTCATGGTGCCATGGGTTATTCTCGCAACCTGCCACTGGAGCGCATGGTGCGTGATGCTCGCATGTTCAGCATAGCCGGTGGCACCGCACAGATTCTGCGCACACAGGTAGCCGGTGTGGTTATGGGAATGAAGACACCGCAAACGCGGGATGGGTATCTGCAAAAGGAGGCGCTGCCGGCCCGGCAGGATGCTCTTCTCAATGTTGCAAGTGCCATGTGAGGATCGCACCGTGAGACAATTTGAAAATTCAGACGGCCTCGCCTTTACGGCGACATCAAGCGACAGTGCTACCGCATTCAGCAATTTTACTTCTGCCTATATGGGCTTTCGCCGCGACACAGGCGGCCTAATCAAGGCGCTGACAGAAAGTGACCCCGATATGCCTATGGCGCGATGTGCCAAAGGCTATCTTGCCAAGTTGATCGGCAGCACAAATCATTCGGCAAGAGCGAAGGTCATTTCCAGCGAGATGGGTGAGATACTCAATCAAACTGGCGCAAACGATCGCGAGCGCGCCCATGCCGCCGCACTGGCGCATTGGTGTGCTGGCGATCTTGAAAAGGCGACAGGGGTATGGGAAGGGATTTTGCTCGATCATCCTCTGGATGGTCTTGCTTTGCGTCTAGCACATTTTACGCATTTCTATTCCGGTGATCCACGCAGGATGCGCGATTCTATGGCGCGTATCCTGCCGCTCTGGTCTCGCGACCATCGGGATTATGGCTTCCTGCTTGGAATGTATGCCTTTGGTCTTGAGGAAAACGGCGAATATTTCTCTGCGGAGAAATACGGTCGGATGGCAGTTGAGCGAAACCCAGCGGATGCATGGTCCGTGCATTCGGTAGCCCACGTTCTGGAGATGACTGAAAGAACGGAAGAAGGCATTGAGTGGGTGATGGGTCTCGAAGACAGCTGGTCTTCCGTCAACAACTTCCGTTTCCACCTCTATTGGCATCGGTGTCTCTATCATCTGGAACGAGGTGAATTCCAGATGGTATTGCGGTTGTATGATGAGCAGATTGTATCGGATATCGAGTCGGATTTTTATCTCGACATTTGCAATGCATCGTCGTTGTTGTGGCGACTGGAAATGTTCGGCATTGATATAGGCAAACGTTGGGAATCGCTTCTGGATGTCGCGCGTCGCCATGTCAACGATACAGACTTGATTTTCGTATCGCTTCACTATCTCATGGCGCTTATTGCTGGCGGCGATCGCGAAGCGGCCGACCGCATGATCTCAAACATAACGGAATGGTCGACACTGGACGGTACGCAGGCCCAAATCTGCGCGGAGTCCGGGCTAGCGCTTGCAAAAAGCCTGCAACTGGTTCGGGCTAGCCGCTTTGCTGAGGCTGTGGCGACCATGGAACCAGTTCGTTACAAGCTGGACCGGATTGGGGGTAGTCGGGCGCAACGAGATGTGTTCCATATGATCCTGCTCGATGCAGCCAAATCCAGCAGCGACACACTGCGTGCAAGGGCACTCTTCGCAGAGCGCCTCGGCCATAAGGCGCATTCGAGCTGGTCGTGGACTGGTTATGGAGAAGTTCTCAGCACGCTTGGTCAGAACGAACAGGCGCAGCTGGCACATGCAAGAGCCGCATCGATAATTGTGAAATCATGATAAGGCACCCGATAACCGCGGACTGGAACTGAACTTGACGATCAAGCCCCGCTAGCGTTCGCAACCGAACAAACCTTATGTATTTACAGTGCCGGGTCAGCCCAATATGGTTCGGTAGATGGATTCCATAGGGCCCGACTGGAAGACTGTAGGCAGTGCCAGCCGTTGAATGCTCTTGATAACTTCAATGATGGGGGGCGGCGCGAAGGTTCAGTTGCAAAGAAATCTGCTTTGGATGAAGGTTGGCTTATTTCTGGACGCACTTATACTGCGATTGCCTTCCAGATCGCTGTGACAGGCCAACAACTGCTCGAGAATAGGGCTGCTCCTGCATGGCGTCGTCTGGCCAACGGTCGAAGCGGTTCTTTATCAGCGACTTGTCATCATTGAGGACACGGGCGAACTCCATTGCTCTTCTCCCAACAGAGCACAGCGGTGTGCCGTCGATCACGTCAATTTAACGAAACGCCCGAAACTGTTCAGACAAACCGAGATGGGGTATTCCGCTTGAGCCCCACCTTTAACGATTGCGGATTGTAGAAGGGTGCTGCGCTTCTGTTGATGGTAAAACGAGGTCATGTTTTGCAATAGCCTCAAGCATCGGAAAGGAAGCGCAGCATGAAACATTATACTGGACTTGACGTATCGGTAAAAGAGACCGCCGTTTGCATTATCGATGAAGCCGGTAAGATTTGCCGTGAGGTAAAAGTATCGTCACATCCTGATGACCTGATTGTAGTTCTGAAAGATCCTAGGTGGCATATTGAACGTGTCGGACTTGAAGCGGGCCCCTTATCGCAATGGCTGTTTGAGACTCTGGCAAAAGCAGGCGTGCCAACGATTTGCATCGAGATTCGTCACACCAAGGCGTTTCTGAAGGCACAGCCGAACAAAACTGATCGTAACGATGCTCGCGGCATTGCCCAGATGATGCGCGTAAATCTGTACAAGCCTGTACATGTGAAGACATTGACGAGCCAGAAGCGTCGCGCCTTGCTCACGGCACGTCAATTGCTTCAACAAAAAGCCATTGCCATAGAGAATGACATTCGAGGCCTACTGCGGAATTTTGGTTTAAAGGTTGGCCTGGCCGGTAAGATCACGTTTGAAGAACGGGTCTGCGAACTGGTCACTGGCTTTCCAGAGCTTGCGGAAATCATGGACGTTCTGCTGTCAGCCCGGACCAAACTACGCGATGAACTTAAAAAGCTGCAGAAGAAAGTGCTTGATTTGACCTCCCGGGATGAAATCTGCCGACTGTTGATGACTGTTCCCGGCGTTGGCCCTGTTGTCTCTTTTGCCTTTGTGAGCACGATTGATATTCCGCAACGATTTAAAAACTCTAAGGCAGTTGGGCCAATCCTCGGATTAACGCCAAAGCTGAATGAATCGGGTGAGAGTAAACGAATTGGTCGGATCTCCTGCTGTGGTGATGCAATGATGCGTTCCTTATTATACGAAGCGGCTCAGACCCTCCTGACGCTTGTCAAGAAATGGTCGTGGTTAAAGGCTTGGGCAATGAAGATTGCCAAACGAGCAGGAAAGCAAAAGGCAATTGTCGCACTTGCCAGGCGACTGGCTGTCATAATGCACCGCATGTGGAGCGACGGAACCGAGTTTTGCTGGACTAGGAATGGCTTACCCGCTGCTGCGTGAACAGTAGCTGTATAAAGATCCACATCGCCGTGGAGAGATGTCCTTTGCAGGACGATGAATGAGGTAAGTTCGTAGAGGTGGCAGTGCTGGTCGTATATGGCGATCAGGACGATACCGAGATTGGATACCTCATTCGTCTAACCCCATAGTGGAAGGGCCAACGCGCCGATTCCGGAGAGAGGCAAGAACCTGCGAAAGACTTTGAAATGCGGAGATTGTGAAATATCGAAGCGCTTGACTTTAGCTCGCCGAATAGAGAAGCCACCTCTGAGGATCGCGATCCGATACGAAGGAAGACGGCGACGTTTGTAAGGGCGGTTTAGGAATAAAGAAAGCGGGGCTTCGGTTCCGCTTTCTTTAATTAATGCGCCCTAGCTCTCTCCCCGCATGTGTTGTGCCGCCCCACTTATCCGAGTAGGACGGCAACGCTACACCTAATTCCGTTTCGTTTTGATCAAGTCATTGGTGGGGGTAGGAAACCGACCAGCAACAACCTCAGTTGTTGCAACCTTTGCCTTGGACTTGTCTTGCTTTGGTTTTCTAATTTCTCGGTTACTTCTTTTCTGACCTCTGGACATCCTGAAAACTTCCTGCTTTTGAGTAATCTATCATTTCTTGTGGTCGGTCTAATCATTCAATGGTTCAAACCACGGCTGGAGACCCGTCCATATTCTCAGTTGCATGACGCTGAGGAAGTTTTGGCAGAGCTCTGGATAGTGAGCGACCAGATTGGAATTCTTGAATCAGTAACTTTGCTTTGGCCAGATGGGCGGCCCGGTTTTCCGCGTTATCGTAAAGCCGATAGCCTGCGCGCCTCAATATTTCACGCATCATGCGGAAGTCAGTCGGGCCAAAATATGGTTTGATAATCTTGGAAGACATTTTGTCCTCCTTTTTTGGGGCTAGAGTCTGCACTCGTAACCGACAGCGCCCGTTCCAAATGCTATCGAGGTAGTCACCATGCGCTTTATGTTTGAGCAAAGCAACTGAGGCCGCATTGTGACCGCAGATAGGCGCCGCCTTATTGTTTATTGTTTGCAGCAATGGCTACGCCATGTCGGCTACGGTGATCCGATAAGAGGTTTGCCGCGCATGGAAGTACACTTCGCGCGCAACGTCGTAGATAATTTTCCGAGACGCGTCGAAGGCAGCGAGAAGTGACGATTCCGTCGCGGCGATGGAGCCGTTTTTCTCCAGTGCGGTTTTATCGATTAGGAATGGAACGGATGTCATTCCATCGTAACCGGTAAAGCGCACACCCATCTCAACTTCATCAAAGCTTCTTGCGGGATTTGGAAACAAAAGGGACATTATGTTTCTCTTTTTCCCGACCCGCCGTCACCATCCCATCGATCGGTGGCCTTTGCCATTGCTCGATGCTTTTTGATGAATTGTTTCAGGGCAATCTGTAGGCGACCTTCGTCGCGTGTTCCCTCTTGAAACCGGCGCGCGAGATAACGTGCAGCATCAGTGCGCAAATCTTGCGTGTCCTCTGTTTGCCGGGCTTCTCTAAGAAGGCGGGAAATCATAGTAATGTTTCTGGAATTCAAGGCGGTGGAAGACATGGCGTCCTCCTTTGTTGCGGGCTAGGCTTTTAAAGCCTGAACAACAGCGCCCGTTTCAATTGCTGTTATGACATTCACCATGCGCCTAATGTCCGACTTAAGCAACTAAGGCTGCATTAAGGTATCTACGATGCCCAGTCATTAATAGGCATCTAATGCAATCCGCCGCCACAATCGAAATGGACTTGCTTCGAAAAAGTGGAGAGGCGTTTTTCATTTATGCGGTCATTCGCTCGAACTGAGCCGGGCTCAGATAATCGAGTGAAGAATGACGGCGGATGGGATTGTAGAAGCCGTCGATATATCGGGCAATAGCTATTTCTGCATCGTGCCTTGTCTGGAATACCGTCCTCCAGATCAGCTCTGATTTCAACGTCTTGAAGAATGTTTCAACCATGGCGTTATCGTAGCAATTTCCCTTTCCAGACATGGAAATCGCGATGCCGTTCGCCTTTAGCTTCGCCTGGTAGTCATGGGAACAATATTGACTTCCGCGGTCCGAATGATGGATCAGGCCTTTCGGCGGACGCCGCATCGTTAAGGCCTTTTCGAGAGCCTGAAGAGCCAACCGGCGATGCAGGCGATCACTGGCCGCCCAGCCGACGACACGACGTGCAAAGAGATCAATGACGACAGCGAGATACAGCCATCCTTCTTTCGTCCAAGTGGAGTAAGAAGCGCAGATGCGCTTCTCCTCCCCGAACCGTACGTGCACCTTTCAGCGCATACGGCTCTCTATTCAAGCTTGGCCCATGGCCATAGCAACGTCATGATAATGCGACGTGACGGTGCTGCGGTCTTCAATCCGGAAGATGTATGGATTTACCTCGGGATTGCGCCACCGGAATTGCGCTTTCGGGCTTGAGACAAGCCGTTCCAATGCTTTTCCGATAGGATCACCGCGTTCATTGCGACCAAACACGAGCCAGGTTTTCGCCTTGCCCGGTTCCGGGACCCTGAACCATTTTCGCATCAAGGGTTTGATGCGAGATCGGTACTTATGTCCCAGCCAGTGCGCCATTTTCCAGAACACGACATGGTCGATGCGCCGGAAGACATACGCCGTGAAGTCGGTGAACTTGTAGAACGCCGCCCATCCCACCAACTGGCGGTTTAGGCTGGCGATCATGTCGACCGTGCTGACACTATGATTGCCGGAAAGAGTTTCCGTGAGTTTGCGAACAAACCCCTTGGCCTTTTCCTTGGGTATCGTCGTAACGATGGACATCCGTCCATGCGCCCCTCGCTTGCGGATAATCCGGTGCCCCAGAAAGACGAAGCCGTCATTGACGTGGGTGATATGGCTCTTCTCCATATTCATCGTCAGCTTAAGCCTGTCTTCCAGAAACGCCCGGCATTCCTCGCGGATTTCCTCCGCCTGAGCCTTGGTTCCTTTTACGATCACGACAAAGTCGTCAGCGTATCGGCAATAGGCAACAGCCGGTTTCCATTGCCGGTTCTCTCGAACCGTAATGGGCCTGCCTTGCTGGATGCCGAAGTTCCATGCCCAGCGATCCTTGCGGGCCTTGTCACTCAGGTATTTCGCCTCCAACCACACATCAAATTCATGGAGCATGATGTTGGACAGCAGCGGCGATAAAACGCCGCCTTGCGGAACGCCTTCGCTTGAAGCCGTAAACAGGCCACGATCAATGTGACCTGCCTTCAGAAACCGCCAGAGAAGATCAACAAACCGTCCGTCCTGTACCCGACGCCGCACACATTGAAGAAGCAGTCGATGATGAACCGTGTCGAAGTAACTTGCCAGATCACCTTCAATGATCGAGCGGCCTTTCGTTCCACCACCATCCTGTAACTGTATTCTCACTGTGCGAACGGCATGATGCACACTCCGTTCTGGCCGGAAGCCATAGGATAGACGATGGAAATCGCTTTCCCAGATTGGCTCCATGGCCATCAGCATGGCGCGTTGGACAATGCGGTCTGTCAGGGTCGGAATACCCAGTGGTCGTAGCTTGCCGTTTGATTTCGGGATATAGATGCGCTTCACCGGCTGGGGGCAGTAGGCACCCTTCAGCAGGCTTGTCCGCAGATTGTCCAGATGCTGATCCAAACCAGCCTGCATCCGTTGCTTATCTATTCCGTCGATACCCGGTGTTCGTGCGCCACTTGACGCCAGAACAATACGGGCGGCCTCGGCGAGCCACTCCCGATCGGCAATGAGCCGAAGAAGACGATCAAACCTTCTATTTGGATCGCTCTCGGCCCATGTTGCGAGCTTGTGCTGCATTTCGCTGATTATCATAGGTCTTCACCTCATTTGGTCAGGTAATTTGCACTTCAAGCAGTTTGAACTGTTCCCCTTCGCCATGTGACAGGCTTTCCCTGCCGCGGACTACTACGAGAACTCCGCCAGCATGATGGACATCAGGGTCAACTCCCTTGCAATGCAGAACATCGTTGTCATTCCATCATGCCTTCCCTCGTTCATATGCTGGACGTCTTCATATTGGTGAGGCTGCCGGTCGCAGTCTTTTCCCTTGCTTTCCGCAAGTCGATGCCGATGCCATGGTCTGGCTGCATTCTCCCCATGACCCCATGTGAGCAAGCTACATATATGATCACATTCGGATGACGCTGACATACGTCTCCAGCAACATCATCAGCATTCCGCCTGTTAAGCCGCGTAGGCGAAGGCGACATTTCAGCCCTCAGATGCGGGTTAACCGGTTCGTGTTCCTCAACCTTCCAATACTTCAGCCTCGGGAACCATCTCGGCGTAACGGCTTCGCCTCAATTCCCTTTACCTGCGGGCTACGTCACCCTGCCAGTTGACGACAGGTCACCGCCGCTTGGGCTCACGCCCCCTTACAGCAGAGGGCAGGCAAATCTTCAATTCCTCCTTTCTCCTTTGCATTCCAGTCATATACCTCCCCAATTGGGGCG
This genomic interval carries:
- a CDS encoding IS110 family transposase; this translates as MKHYTGLDVSVKETAVCIIDEAGKICREVKVSSHPDDLIVVLKDPRWHIERVGLEAGPLSQWLFETLAKAGVPTICIEIRHTKAFLKAQPNKTDRNDARGIAQMMRVNLYKPVHVKTLTSQKRRALLTARQLLQQKAIAIENDIRGLLRNFGLKVGLAGKITFEERVCELVTGFPELAEIMDVLLSARTKLRDELKKLQKKVLDLTSRDEICRLLMTVPGVGPVVSFAFVSTIDIPQRFKNSKAVGPILGLTPKLNESGESKRIGRISCCGDAMMRSLLYEAAQTLLTLVKKWSWLKAWAMKIAKRAGKQKAIVALARRLAVIMHRMWSDGTEFCWTRNGLPAAA
- a CDS encoding DUF1488 domain-containing protein; translation: MSLLFPNPARSFDEVEMGVRFTGYDGMTSVPFLIDKTALEKNGSIAATESSLLAAFDASRKIIYDVAREVYFHARQTSYRITVADMA
- the acdA gene encoding 3-sulfinopropanoyl-CoA desulfinase; this translates as MTAATPITSDLMAAARDLAENEFRPLAAEIDRTEAYPWQNVEKLAKAGFMGMTLPKEFGGRGLSYADAVVVIEEMSRCCGTMGRITVEANMGAIGAIMRYGSDKQKHLASELILAGDKPAICITEPAAGSAATEMTTTAIKTGDKYIINGKKHWITGGGVSRLHLVFARLVEGGQSKGIAGFIAVRDKTPGLVIGKREPAMGLRGIPETEILFEDMEIGEDMIVIPPEGVKRGFAGLMRAYNSQRVGAGTVALGIAQGAYEHAVTYAQQREQFGRPIAEFQGLQWMIADMSISIAAARGLLRSAAGTLVDGFPEICAAAQAKILAAEAAQSVTSAALQIHGAMGYSRNLPLERMVRDARMFSIAGGTAQILRTQVAGVVMGMKTPQTRDGYLQKEALPARQDALLNVASAM
- a CDS encoding tetratricopeptide repeat protein: MRQFENSDGLAFTATSSDSATAFSNFTSAYMGFRRDTGGLIKALTESDPDMPMARCAKGYLAKLIGSTNHSARAKVISSEMGEILNQTGANDRERAHAAALAHWCAGDLEKATGVWEGILLDHPLDGLALRLAHFTHFYSGDPRRMRDSMARILPLWSRDHRDYGFLLGMYAFGLEENGEYFSAEKYGRMAVERNPADAWSVHSVAHVLEMTERTEEGIEWVMGLEDSWSSVNNFRFHLYWHRCLYHLERGEFQMVLRLYDEQIVSDIESDFYLDICNASSLLWRLEMFGIDIGKRWESLLDVARRHVNDTDLIFVSLHYLMALIAGGDREAADRMISNITEWSTLDGTQAQICAESGLALAKSLQLVRASRFAEAVATMEPVRYKLDRIGGSRAQRDVFHMILLDAAKSSSDTLRARALFAERLGHKAHSSWSWTGYGEVLSTLGQNEQAQLAHARAASIIVKS
- the ltrA gene encoding group II intron reverse transcriptase/maturase produces the protein MIISEMQHKLATWAESDPNRRFDRLLRLIADREWLAEAARIVLASSGARTPGIDGIDKQRMQAGLDQHLDNLRTSLLKGAYCPQPVKRIYIPKSNGKLRPLGIPTLTDRIVQRAMLMAMEPIWESDFHRLSYGFRPERSVHHAVRTVRIQLQDGGGTKGRSIIEGDLASYFDTVHHRLLLQCVRRRVQDGRFVDLLWRFLKAGHIDRGLFTASSEGVPQGGVLSPLLSNIMLHEFDVWLEAKYLSDKARKDRWAWNFGIQQGRPITVRENRQWKPAVAYCRYADDFVVIVKGTKAQAEEIREECRAFLEDRLKLTMNMEKSHITHVNDGFVFLGHRIIRKRGAHGRMSIVTTIPKEKAKGFVRKLTETLSGNHSVSTVDMIASLNRQLVGWAAFYKFTDFTAYVFRRIDHVVFWKMAHWLGHKYRSRIKPLMRKWFRVPEPGKAKTWLVFGRNERGDPIGKALERLVSSPKAQFRWRNPEVNPYIFRIEDRSTVTSHYHDVAMAMGQA